A section of the Candidatus Binatia bacterium genome encodes:
- a CDS encoding DDE transposase, whose amino-acid sequence MRGEDRFQGAMFSYVSLEDRVPREHPLRTIWAISDAALRRLSGRLGRLYARVGRPSIPPEKLLRALLLQVLYSVRSERLLMEELEYNLLFRWFVGLGMDEKVWDASTFSKNRERLLRGEVAEAFFAEVLGLAREQGLLSDEHFTVDGTLVEAWASQRSFRPREEAGGDGKEEKGGADFRGERRTNRTHVSRTDPDARLYRRGDGAEARLSYLGHVLVDAENQLVVGASLTRAEGSAEREAALEMLGRARYRRGARLGADRGYDVASFVREVRRLGLVPHVAQRRLGSALDRRTTRHRSYRATQRMRRRVEAVFGWLKTVGLFRKTRHRGVARVGWMFTLTLAAYNLVRMRNLLAESA is encoded by the coding sequence ATGAGGGGAGAGGATCGGTTCCAGGGGGCGATGTTCAGCTACGTGTCGCTCGAGGACCGCGTGCCGCGGGAGCATCCGCTGCGGACGATCTGGGCGATTTCGGACGCGGCGCTGCGGAGGCTCTCCGGGAGGCTCGGGCGGCTTTACGCACGGGTCGGGAGGCCTTCGATTCCGCCCGAGAAGCTCCTGCGGGCGCTGCTTTTGCAGGTTCTCTACTCGGTGCGGAGCGAGCGTCTTTTGATGGAGGAGCTCGAGTACAATCTTCTTTTCCGGTGGTTTGTGGGGCTCGGGATGGACGAGAAGGTGTGGGATGCGTCGACCTTCAGCAAGAACCGGGAGCGGCTTTTGCGCGGGGAGGTGGCCGAGGCGTTTTTCGCGGAGGTGCTGGGGCTTGCGCGAGAGCAGGGGCTTCTTTCGGACGAGCACTTCACGGTGGACGGGACACTGGTGGAAGCCTGGGCGAGCCAGAGAAGCTTCCGGCCGAGGGAGGAAGCAGGCGGAGACGGAAAAGAGGAGAAGGGAGGGGCGGATTTCCGCGGGGAGCGGAGGACAAACCGGACGCATGTCTCGAGGACGGATCCCGACGCGAGGCTTTACCGGCGCGGAGATGGGGCGGAGGCGAGGCTTTCGTACCTCGGGCACGTGCTGGTGGACGCAGAGAACCAGCTTGTGGTGGGGGCCAGCCTCACGCGGGCCGAGGGGAGTGCGGAGAGGGAGGCTGCGCTCGAGATGCTCGGGCGGGCACGCTACCGCAGGGGGGCACGGCTCGGGGCGGACCGGGGCTACGACGTGGCAAGCTTCGTGCGCGAGGTGAGAAGGCTCGGGCTGGTGCCGCACGTGGCGCAGAGGCGCCTTGGGAGTGCGCTCGACCGCAGGACGACAAGGCACCGGAGCTACCGTGCGACGCAGCGCATGAGGCGGCGGGTGGAGGCGGTCTTCGGGTGGCTGAAGACGGTGGGGCTTTTCCGGAAGACCCGCCACAGGGGAGTGGCCCGGGTGGGCTGGATGTTCACGCTTACACTTGCAGCCTACAACCTGGTGCGGATGCGGAACCTTCTGGCCGAGAGCGCCTGA